The DNA segment TTCGCATCAGAGAGAATTCATGGATAGTTTTTAAAGCGGTCAGTCTTCTCAGGATAGTTTAAGGCTCTGTTTGCTAATTAGCCAGTAGATGGCAGCAGCGCACCTCGTACTGAATGCCAGCCGCATATAAGACCCACGAAGGGGACGCTGTCTCGTGCACACAACAATCTACCGGATTATGTATTTTGCAAACCGTTTTTAATCTCCGACTGCGTTAACCGGGTGTAATAGCTGCATCTACCAAATGGACACCCGGTCTGTTCCGAGTTAAGACTCTGGAACCTGAAAGCGAGTATCTGCGTGAATGCGAATATTGTAAACAATGAACGTTTTCATCCGGATCACCATTAGATGATTTGGGATTCACCGAGACCGCATATTTCATGGGAATATCGTTAGGTTTAAGGTATGCTTCTTTTCCCTTTGTTAATAAAAAGACGTCATATTTCAGCATTACTGctgtttatcaatttatcagTGAGATAATGTTTTTATCTATCTTTCTTTTCTAATGTCTAGTTATGGTATTGCTATAATACtgtaaatcaatatttttcagtGATTCAGTTGGCTAAACAAGGGGGGAAATGGTCAGATAGAACAGTGAAGATCTGTGAAGTCAATATTGATTGAAAACATGTTGCTCTTAAATTAAATATGCAAACACCGATCAACACCTTGgttccatttctttcttttcagtcCATAAAGATGTCCAAAATTGAACGTCTTAATGCCCGAGTGGAAAAGCTGCTGTGTAAAGTTGTGCAAGAGGTTCTGGAGGTGGTGAAAGAGACAGTGTCAGAGTACCAGGAGAAAACAGccagaacacagagagagaaccagagTCTGAAGAGGAGGCTGCAGGAGCTCCAGGATAAGATAAACTTGCAGCACTTTGGTAAGACAACACAACTGAGCACTTGTGCCCAGAAATGTTAAAACCGATTGACAGGatgtttgtctcttttgtgGCTCATCATCTTTGTTGTCTTGCAGGAACTGTGCCACAAATTTCCACTTCAACCCAGCAGGCCaaggaggaacagagagagacagaagagctGGAAGAGGACATTGAACTCTTCCCTACTGATGACATTGCAGATTCATTTGAAGACCCTGACTGTGAATCAGCCATCGCATCTTTAGCCACCCCCTGTCTCTCCCCTAAAACTACGATAGGTCCACATGTTGGTGGAGAGACCTTGAGCAATCCAAGAACTCTTAAAACTGAGACTGGCAATGGGCTTTCAATACCAATTATAAAACACGTAGACCCTGTTGTTACTATTGATATCAGTGAAGATGATTCTGATTTACActttacatcaaataaaatgaaagtagaGCCCACATCAGATGAAGACACcacgcataaacacacaaattatttttatgaagATGCTGCAACAAGCTCTACATCCTTAAACAGACTAACCCTAGAACCTCATCAGGCCAATTCAGGACTCTACAATGCCACAGGGGTCATCTTCAGTCTGGGCCAGAATAGCATTGAAGAGCCACTATCTCAAAGATACACAACTACAAACCGTGTTggtgcagaaaaacaacagacaaacactaAAGCAGGCGGTTCAGACTCAGCAGCTTTCCAgagaaacatgagaaaacaCTACTGCTGCTCGCTGTGTGGTCGCACCTTCAGGCACGCAGGCGATTACAAGAAACACAACAGGGTGCACACAGGGGAGAAGCCGTACTGCTGCTCGGTGTGCGGGAAGCGCTTCAGTCAGTCGGGCTACCTGACGGTGCACCTGCGCTACCACACGGGAGAAAAGCCTTTTGGCTGCAGCCACTGTGGCAAAAGTTTCAGTCACTCCAGTAACATGAAGAAACACCTGCAAACGCATCTGTGAAGCCGCTGTACCGCATCGTTCCGCTGTTACATCCAGACATTTTCTTTATGTATCACGTTTGTGATATTTAAGGATGGGCACGGAAAAGGCTGCCTGTTTTTAAGCCGACATAGAAGGATTATTAAAGGAGGAAAGCACTGGCTTCTCTGTGAGCTTCTTTTTGAAGGGCAGCCAAGCAAATTGCAACcctgtttaaaaaatgatgtaACTTCAtggaaaagttatttatttcatgattaAATGTGCCTTCTTCTATCAAAATAGAAAGCCTATTGTAGAGTGCATGTCCGATTCAGATGTGGAAGCACAATCTAACAATTCCTACTATTTCTGCcttactgttgtttgtttactgtgttaTTTACTGTACACTGGAGCTTCTTATGTGAACCTCcatattcattttcaaatcaaataaaagtatttgGGACTTCTGTATGGTAAATTGTTCTGCATTACCAACAAGATGAATTTACAATCtgaatccaaaaaaaacaagtgtgtaaATGGGACAGTGTAGTTAATAGTCATTCCTTCCTCTGACTTTTTAACAAGGCTGGACAAAATAATGTGGATCcattacaacttttttttttccttctgtattTATCTTTTGTAGGGCAATTGGCCATTGAATTGGACTGCATTAGATTGCACAAATGCTCCTGCACCTGTGTTCACCTTGTTGTATTAACTAAAGCTTTTAACATGCTGAGATTTACATTGAGTTGAGACAATCGCTGCGCCATCTTTCAACAGTTTACTGCACATAGCTTTGTCATATGAGGTGAATAACATTGCAACACCTCATTATATCTCCTCACAAGAAGAGATAACATAATATCTTTCCCAACACTTTGAGAGCATTTCGCAATTCCAAAAGCTCCAGCGATGCTTTCACTTTCCTTCCCAACCGGATGTGACTTGTTTAACCTTAATGCAGGCTTTAAACCAGTGCGCACTGAAGCAGATGTATTCCTACTCCATgtagtttttaatatttcaaatgtgCAAACTATAGGACACACTGCCACAACACTATAATACAATTGATATGAGAGCTAAGTCAgattttt comes from the Seriola aureovittata isolate HTS-2021-v1 ecotype China chromosome 21, ASM2101889v1, whole genome shotgun sequence genome and includes:
- the LOC130162309 gene encoding zinc finger protein 271-like; translation: MSKIERLNARVEKLLCKVVQEVLEVVKETVSEYQEKTARTQRENQSLKRRLQELQDKINLQHFGTVPQISTSTQQAKEEQRETEELEEDIELFPTDDIADSFEDPDCESAIASLATPCLSPKTTIGPHVGGETLSNPRTLKTETGNGLSIPIIKHVDPVVTIDISEDDSDLHFTSNKMKVEPTSDEDTTHKHTNYFYEDAATSSTSLNRLTLEPHQANSGLYNATGVIFSLGQNSIEEPLSQRYTTTNRVGAEKQQTNTKAGGSDSAAFQRNMRKHYCCSLCGRTFRHAGDYKKHNRVHTGEKPYCCSVCGKRFSQSGYLTVHLRYHTGEKPFGCSHCGKSFSHSSNMKKHLQTHL